One stretch of Clavibacter californiensis DNA includes these proteins:
- the aroA gene encoding 3-phosphoshikimate 1-carboxyvinyltransferase, which produces MEIFRYSGPTFSPYDDDRTHAPVPTDDGPWAAPVADGLLDATVPLPGSKSLTNRELVLSALADSPSTLRAPLRSRDTRLMIEALRSLGTVIEEVDGGGGAFGPDLRITPAELAGGVTIECGLAGTVMRFLPPVAALALGPVSFDGDPSARRRPMSGTIEALRALGVDVNDDGRRALPFSLYGTGEVPGGEIAIDASASSQFVSGLLLAAPRFADGLRLRHTGDRLPSMPHIEMTIRTLAERGVVVESPEPGVWIVPPAPIAGREVRIEPDLSNAAPFLAAALVAGGRVAIPGWPAETKQVGADLAHLLPRFGATVTREGDALVVDGGPGLAAGGRIPGVDLDLSTGGELAPALVALAALADGPSRITGIGHLRGHETDRLAALAAEITGLGGSVTELEDGLAIIPAPLHGGPWRAYEDHRMATAGAIIGLAVPGVEIDDIGTTAKTLPEFPELWLGPLLGRAPRAAVEPLALGGITGPGAAGGLGGLL; this is translated from the coding sequence ATGGAGATCTTCAGGTATTCCGGTCCCACCTTCAGCCCGTACGACGACGACCGGACCCACGCGCCCGTGCCGACGGACGACGGCCCGTGGGCGGCGCCCGTGGCGGACGGTCTGCTGGACGCGACGGTGCCGCTGCCCGGATCCAAGAGCCTGACCAACCGCGAGCTGGTCCTGTCCGCCCTCGCGGACTCCCCGTCGACGCTGCGCGCTCCGCTCCGCTCCCGCGACACGCGGCTGATGATCGAGGCGCTGCGGTCCCTCGGCACGGTCATCGAGGAGGTCGACGGCGGGGGCGGCGCCTTCGGGCCCGACCTGCGGATCACCCCTGCCGAGCTCGCCGGCGGCGTCACCATCGAGTGCGGCCTCGCCGGCACCGTCATGCGCTTCCTCCCGCCCGTCGCCGCGCTGGCCCTCGGTCCGGTCTCCTTCGACGGCGACCCGAGCGCCCGACGACGCCCCATGTCCGGCACCATCGAGGCGCTCCGGGCGCTCGGGGTCGACGTGAACGACGACGGGCGCCGGGCGTTGCCCTTCAGCCTCTACGGCACGGGCGAGGTGCCGGGCGGCGAGATCGCCATCGACGCCTCCGCCTCCAGCCAGTTCGTCTCCGGCCTCCTGCTCGCCGCGCCGCGCTTCGCCGATGGGCTCCGGCTCCGCCACACCGGCGACCGGCTGCCGAGCATGCCGCACATCGAGATGACCATCCGCACGCTCGCCGAGCGCGGCGTCGTGGTCGAGAGCCCGGAGCCCGGCGTCTGGATCGTGCCCCCCGCCCCCATCGCCGGCCGCGAGGTGCGCATCGAGCCCGACCTCTCCAACGCGGCGCCGTTCCTCGCTGCCGCGCTCGTCGCGGGGGGACGCGTCGCGATCCCCGGCTGGCCCGCGGAGACGAAGCAGGTCGGCGCGGACCTCGCGCACCTGCTGCCGCGCTTCGGCGCGACCGTCACGCGCGAGGGCGACGCGCTCGTCGTCGACGGCGGTCCCGGGCTCGCCGCGGGCGGCCGCATCCCCGGCGTCGACCTCGACCTCAGCACGGGCGGCGAGCTCGCTCCCGCGCTGGTCGCGCTCGCGGCCCTCGCCGACGGACCCAGCCGCATCACGGGCATCGGGCACCTGCGCGGGCACGAGACCGACAGGCTCGCGGCGCTGGCGGCCGAGATCACCGGGCTGGGCGGATCCGTGACCGAGCTCGAGGACGGACTCGCGATCATCCCCGCCCCGCTCCACGGCGGCCCGTGGCGCGCCTACGAGGACCACCGCATGGCCACCGCCGGGGCGATCATCGGCCTGGCCGTGCCGGGCGTCGAGATCGACGACATCGGCACGACCGCGAAGACCCTGCCCGAGTTCCCGGAGCTCTGGCTCGGACCGCTCCTCGGTCGTGCGCCGCGCGCGGCCGTCGAACCCCTCGCCCTCGGCGGTATCACCGGGCCGGGCGCCGCGGGCGGGCTCGGCGGGCTCCTGTGA
- a CDS encoding sigma-70 family RNA polymerase sigma factor, whose amino-acid sequence MATSGNTSHDAPGDTTERDAPTASAAPAELVEAVVHSTEEAADQQDAERAEAEEPRAAQPGDNRELFEEQALPFIDQLYAAGLRMTRNPADAQDLVQETFVKAYTAFHQFKQGTNLKAWLYRILTNTFINNYRKKQRDPYNGTIDELEDWQLGGATSATATTTRSAEAEAIDHLPDSTVKDALQSIPEDFRMAVYFADVEGFSYQEIADIMKTPVGTVMSRLHRGRRMLRSLLSDYARERGISTAHLTGATK is encoded by the coding sequence ATGGCCACTTCAGGGAACACCAGTCACGACGCGCCGGGCGACACCACCGAGCGCGACGCGCCCACCGCATCGGCAGCGCCCGCGGAGCTCGTGGAGGCCGTCGTGCACTCCACCGAGGAGGCCGCCGATCAGCAGGATGCGGAGCGCGCCGAGGCCGAGGAGCCCCGCGCGGCCCAGCCCGGCGACAACCGCGAGCTCTTCGAGGAGCAGGCGCTCCCGTTCATCGACCAGCTGTACGCCGCGGGCCTGCGCATGACGCGCAACCCCGCCGACGCGCAGGACCTGGTGCAGGAGACGTTCGTGAAGGCCTACACGGCCTTCCACCAGTTCAAGCAGGGCACGAACCTCAAGGCCTGGCTGTATCGGATCCTCACGAACACCTTCATCAACAACTACCGCAAGAAGCAGCGGGACCCCTACAACGGCACCATCGACGAGCTCGAGGACTGGCAGCTGGGCGGCGCGACGAGCGCCACGGCGACCACCACGCGCTCCGCCGAGGCCGAGGCCATCGACCATCTCCCGGACAGCACCGTCAAGGACGCGCTGCAGTCCATCCCGGAGGACTTCCGCATGGCCGTCTACTTCGCGGACGTCGAGGGCTTCTCCTACCAGGAGATCGCCGACATCATGAAGACCCCCGTGGGCACCGTCATGAGCCGCCTGCACCGCGGCCGCCGGATGCTGCGGAGCCTGCTTTCCGACTACGCGCGCGAGCGGGGAATCTCCACCGCGCACCTCACTGGAGCGACCAAATGA
- the rsrA gene encoding mycothiol system anti-sigma-R factor, with the protein MSDCGCDKAKKDLEEYLHHELDKADAADIREHMANCPDCAREHRVGVVLRDTVRRACTEAAPEDLRTQVMDKLRAIQATH; encoded by the coding sequence ATGAGCGACTGCGGCTGCGACAAGGCCAAGAAGGATCTCGAGGAGTACCTGCACCACGAGCTCGACAAGGCGGATGCCGCCGACATCCGCGAGCACATGGCGAACTGCCCGGACTGCGCGCGCGAGCACCGCGTCGGCGTGGTCCTGCGGGACACCGTGCGCCGCGCGTGCACGGAGGCGGCTCCGGAGGACCTGCGCACGCAGGTCATGGACAAGCTCCGCGCCATCCAGGCCACCCACTGA
- a CDS encoding GNAT family N-acetyltransferase — protein sequence MTNAIQSLGTPTSEDLTVIVELLRLLDYEVDEDRVAARLSRMTAAAGHETWVVRDEAGEIAGLAGGHLMWGFADDEPMAQLIILVVREGRQAGGIGSDLIRHYEAWARGHGASRFLATSAAARDNVTRFYARRGYHASGIRYSKLG from the coding sequence GTGACCAACGCGATCCAGTCCCTCGGGACGCCCACCTCAGAAGACCTCACCGTCATCGTCGAGCTGCTCCGACTGCTCGACTACGAGGTGGACGAGGACCGCGTCGCCGCGCGGCTCTCGCGCATGACGGCCGCGGCCGGCCACGAGACGTGGGTCGTGCGCGACGAGGCCGGCGAGATCGCGGGCCTCGCGGGCGGGCACCTCATGTGGGGCTTCGCCGACGATGAGCCCATGGCGCAGCTGATCATCCTGGTCGTGCGCGAGGGACGCCAGGCGGGCGGCATCGGATCCGACCTCATCCGCCACTACGAGGCGTGGGCGCGAGGGCACGGTGCGTCCCGGTTCCTCGCGACCTCCGCGGCCGCGCGCGACAACGTCACGCGCTTCTACGCCCGGCGCGGATACCACGCGTCCGGCATCCGCTACTCCAAGCTCGGCTGA
- a CDS encoding multifunctional oxoglutarate decarboxylase/oxoglutarate dehydrogenase thiamine pyrophosphate-binding subunit/dihydrolipoyllysine-residue succinyltransferase subunit, whose protein sequence is MSSQVTGTGTDDGSTGDFGANEWLVDEMYERFVVDKDSVDRSWWPILENYHTTVIEGREATLATGAQTAEAQIPDADGTSAPASTNTGSPAPTPAPASAGQPDAQAQQPATGSQPAARTTSIAPKQQPIPAQAPAKAPAKKGQEPTPPGEDEVSPLRGMAKSLATNMDASLTIPTATSVRTIPAKLMIDNRIVINNHLKRARGGKVSFTHLIGWALIQALKEFPSQNVHYDEVDGKPSVVSPAHINLGIAIDMPKPDGTRALLVPSIKGAEAMTFGEFLSAYEDLVKKARGNKLAAGDFAGTTISLTNPGGIGTVHSVPRLMKGQGAIIGAGALEYPAEFQGSSPKTLVELGIGKTITLTSTYDHRVIQGAGSGEFLKIVHERLIGQHGFYEDIFAALRIPYDPIQWATDINVDLSERVSKTSRVQELINAYRVRGHLMADIDPLEYQQRTHPDLEITNHGLTFWDLDREFVTDGFGGRRQALLRDVLGILRDSYCRTIGIEYMHIQQPDERRWIQGKVEQPYAKPTHDEQMRILSKLNESEAFETFLQTKYVGQKRFSLEGGESTISLLDTLLQGAADHGLDEVAIGMAHRGRLNVLTNIAGKSYGQIFREFEGTQDPRTVQGSGDVKYHLGTEGTFRGVHGEEMPVYLAANPSHLEAVNGVLEGIVRAKQDRKPIGSFSVLPILVHGDASMAGQGVVFETLQLSQLRAYRTGGTVHIVINNQVGFTTPPSESRSSVYSTDVAKSIQAPIFHVNGDDPEAVARVAHLAFEFRQEFKKDVVIDLVCYRRRGHNEGDDPSMTQPLMYNLIEAKRSVRKLYTEALVGRGDITQDEYDAAQKDFQDRLERAFAETHAAQTSSIPIQTQDAGAVADLERPDSQQDDGHGEPETTGVSESVIQTIGDAHDNPPQGFSVHPKLQALMRKRLEMSRSGSIDWAFGELLAIGSLLLENTPVRLAGQDSRRGTFVQRHAVLHDRDNGQEWLPLANLSDRQARFWIYDTLLSEYAAMGFEYGYSVERPDALVLWEAQFGDFANGAQTIIDEFISSAEQKWGQRSSVVLLLPHGYEGQGPDHSSARIERFLQLCAEQNMTVARPSTPASYFHLLRRQAYSRPRRPLVVFTPKAMLRLRGATSDVEAFTSGRFEPVIDDLRIQDRGAVRRVLLHSGKVHYDLLGELEKRQDTSIALVRLEQFYPFPEEQVRRVVASYPEAEVVWVQDEPENQGAWPFVHVELGRVLPDRQVRVVSRPAAASPAAGSSKRHATEQTDLIARATAE, encoded by the coding sequence GTGTCGAGCCAGGTGACTGGTACGGGGACCGATGACGGTTCCACGGGCGACTTCGGAGCCAACGAGTGGCTCGTCGACGAGATGTACGAGAGGTTCGTGGTCGACAAGGACTCGGTCGACCGCAGCTGGTGGCCGATCCTGGAGAACTACCACACGACCGTGATCGAGGGCCGCGAGGCCACGCTCGCCACTGGCGCCCAGACCGCTGAGGCGCAGATCCCGGACGCGGACGGCACCTCCGCCCCCGCGTCGACCAACACGGGCAGCCCGGCGCCGACGCCGGCTCCCGCGTCCGCCGGCCAGCCCGACGCGCAGGCGCAGCAGCCCGCGACCGGGTCCCAGCCCGCCGCGCGCACCACGAGCATCGCCCCCAAGCAGCAGCCGATCCCGGCGCAGGCGCCCGCGAAGGCCCCGGCGAAGAAGGGCCAGGAGCCCACCCCGCCCGGAGAGGACGAGGTCTCCCCGCTCCGCGGCATGGCGAAGAGCCTGGCGACCAACATGGACGCGTCGCTCACCATCCCGACCGCGACGAGCGTCCGCACCATCCCGGCGAAGCTGATGATCGACAACCGCATCGTCATCAACAACCACCTCAAGCGCGCCCGTGGCGGCAAGGTCTCCTTCACGCACCTCATCGGCTGGGCGCTCATCCAGGCGCTCAAGGAGTTCCCGAGCCAGAACGTGCACTACGACGAGGTCGACGGCAAGCCCAGCGTCGTCTCCCCCGCGCACATCAACCTCGGCATCGCGATCGACATGCCGAAGCCCGACGGCACGCGCGCGCTCCTCGTCCCGAGCATCAAGGGCGCGGAGGCCATGACGTTCGGCGAGTTCCTCTCCGCGTACGAGGACCTGGTCAAGAAGGCCCGCGGCAACAAGCTGGCCGCGGGCGACTTCGCCGGCACCACCATCTCGCTCACGAACCCCGGCGGCATCGGCACGGTCCACTCCGTCCCGCGCCTGATGAAGGGCCAGGGCGCCATCATCGGCGCCGGCGCCCTCGAGTACCCGGCCGAGTTCCAGGGCTCCTCCCCCAAGACGCTCGTCGAGCTTGGCATCGGCAAGACCATCACGCTCACGAGCACGTACGACCACCGCGTGATCCAGGGCGCGGGCTCCGGCGAGTTCCTCAAGATCGTGCACGAGCGCCTCATCGGCCAGCACGGCTTCTACGAGGACATCTTCGCGGCGCTCCGCATCCCGTACGACCCGATCCAGTGGGCCACCGACATCAACGTCGACCTCTCGGAGCGGGTCTCCAAGACCAGCCGCGTGCAGGAGCTCATCAACGCCTACCGCGTCCGCGGGCACCTCATGGCGGACATCGACCCGCTCGAGTACCAGCAGCGCACGCACCCGGACCTCGAGATCACGAACCACGGGCTCACCTTCTGGGACCTCGACCGCGAGTTCGTCACCGACGGCTTCGGCGGCCGCCGCCAGGCGCTCCTCCGCGACGTCCTCGGCATCCTGCGCGACTCGTACTGCCGCACCATAGGCATCGAGTACATGCACATCCAGCAGCCCGACGAGCGCCGCTGGATCCAGGGCAAGGTCGAGCAGCCCTACGCGAAGCCCACGCACGACGAGCAGATGCGCATCCTCTCCAAGCTCAACGAGTCGGAGGCGTTCGAGACGTTCCTCCAGACGAAGTACGTCGGGCAGAAGCGCTTCAGCCTCGAGGGCGGCGAGTCCACCATCTCCCTGCTGGACACGCTCCTCCAGGGCGCCGCGGACCACGGGCTCGACGAGGTCGCGATCGGCATGGCCCATCGCGGTCGCCTCAACGTCCTCACCAACATCGCGGGCAAGAGCTACGGCCAGATCTTCCGCGAGTTCGAGGGCACGCAGGACCCGCGCACCGTCCAGGGTTCCGGCGACGTGAAGTACCACCTCGGCACCGAGGGCACCTTCCGCGGCGTCCACGGCGAGGAGATGCCCGTGTACCTCGCGGCGAACCCGTCGCACCTCGAGGCCGTGAACGGCGTGCTCGAGGGAATCGTCCGCGCCAAGCAGGACCGCAAGCCCATCGGCTCGTTCTCCGTCCTGCCGATCCTCGTGCACGGCGACGCGTCGATGGCCGGCCAGGGCGTGGTCTTCGAGACCCTCCAGCTCTCGCAGCTGCGCGCGTACCGCACGGGCGGCACGGTCCACATCGTCATCAACAACCAGGTCGGCTTCACCACGCCGCCGTCGGAGTCCCGCTCGTCGGTGTACTCCACCGACGTGGCCAAGAGCATCCAGGCGCCGATCTTCCACGTGAACGGCGACGACCCCGAGGCCGTGGCCCGCGTCGCGCACCTCGCCTTCGAGTTCCGCCAGGAGTTCAAGAAGGACGTCGTCATCGACCTCGTCTGCTACCGCCGTCGCGGCCACAACGAGGGCGACGACCCCTCGATGACGCAGCCGCTCATGTACAACCTCATCGAGGCCAAGCGCTCGGTGCGGAAGCTGTACACCGAGGCGCTCGTCGGTCGCGGCGACATCACCCAGGACGAGTACGACGCGGCGCAGAAGGACTTCCAGGACCGCCTGGAGCGCGCCTTCGCGGAGACGCACGCCGCGCAGACCTCGTCCATCCCCATCCAGACCCAGGACGCCGGCGCCGTCGCGGACCTGGAGCGCCCCGACTCGCAGCAGGACGACGGTCACGGGGAGCCCGAGACCACCGGCGTGTCCGAGTCGGTGATCCAGACGATCGGCGACGCCCACGACAACCCGCCGCAGGGCTTCTCCGTCCACCCGAAGCTGCAGGCCCTCATGCGCAAGCGGCTCGAGATGAGCCGCAGCGGATCCATCGACTGGGCCTTCGGCGAGCTCCTCGCCATCGGATCCCTGCTGCTGGAGAACACGCCCGTCCGCCTCGCCGGCCAGGACTCGCGCCGCGGCACGTTCGTCCAGCGCCACGCGGTGCTGCACGACCGCGACAACGGCCAGGAGTGGCTGCCGCTCGCGAACCTCAGCGACCGCCAGGCGCGGTTCTGGATCTACGACACGCTGCTCAGCGAGTACGCGGCGATGGGCTTCGAGTACGGGTACTCGGTCGAGCGCCCGGACGCACTGGTGCTGTGGGAGGCCCAGTTCGGCGACTTCGCCAACGGCGCGCAGACCATCATCGACGAGTTCATCTCCTCCGCCGAGCAGAAGTGGGGTCAGCGCTCGAGCGTCGTGCTGCTGCTGCCGCACGGCTACGAGGGCCAGGGACCCGACCACTCGTCCGCGCGCATCGAGCGCTTCCTGCAGCTGTGCGCCGAGCAGAACATGACCGTCGCGCGCCCCTCGACGCCCGCGTCGTACTTCCACCTGCTGCGCCGTCAGGCGTACTCGCGGCCCCGCCGCCCGCTCGTGGTGTTCACCCCGAAGGCCATGCTGCGGCTGCGCGGCGCCACGAGCGACGTCGAGGCCTTCACCTCGGGCCGCTTCGAGCCCGTGATCGACGACCTCCGGATCCAGGACCGCGGTGCGGTCCGCCGCGTGCTCCTCCACTCGGGGAAGGTGCACTACGACCTGCTCGGCGAGCTGGAGAAGCGCCAGGACACCTCGATCGCCCTCGTGCGGCTCGAGCAGTTCTACCCGTTCCCCGAGGAGCAGGTGCGCCGCGTCGTCGCGTCCTACCCGGAAGCCGAGGTTGTCTGGGTGCAGGACGAGCCCGAGAACCAGGGTGCCTGGCCGTTCGTGCACGTCGAGCTCGGGCGCGTCCTGCCGGACCGCCAGGTGCGCGTCGTCTCGCGCCCGGCCGCGGCGTCCCCCGCCGCCGGCTCGAGCAAGCGGCACGCCACCGAGCAGACGGACCTGATCGCGCGGGCCACCGCGGAGTGA
- the guaB1 gene encoding GMP reductase, with the protein MRFTGEAPAHDLTYSDVFLSPGRSDVASRMDVDLAPGDGTPCTIPVVASNMGSVTGPRLAAVLARRGGIGILPQDLRPQELDAAIHRVKDQPVAYDSPLELPPDATAGQARELLPPIAGHGIVLRDADGEMIGCLEGTQLAGVPDGTRLGDLPHGALASLDADDVPTGRAAFDLMHAAGIDFAPVLAHGRLVGTLSRRSALRSTVYAPALDGHGRLAVGAAVGVNGDPIGRARALLAAGVDVLVLDTAHGHQEAMLRAIRDVRALDPRVPIVAGNVVTAEGARDLVEAGADIVKVGVGPGAMCTTRMMTAVGRPQFSAVLDTAEAARAAGALVWADGGVRYPRDVALALAAGAASVMIGSWFAGTVESPGRLLVDEDGGLAKESWGMASTRAVQERFGRREAFELARRTLFAEGISTSRIRIDPLRPGLEDLLDTITSGVRSSFTYAGAHTRAEFAERAAVGIQSAAGYEEGKPLPVGW; encoded by the coding sequence ATGAGGTTCACCGGAGAGGCTCCCGCCCACGACCTGACCTACTCGGACGTGTTCCTGAGCCCGGGCCGGTCCGACGTCGCGAGCCGGATGGACGTCGACCTCGCCCCGGGAGACGGGACGCCGTGCACCATCCCGGTCGTCGCGAGCAACATGGGCTCGGTCACCGGACCCCGCCTCGCCGCCGTGCTCGCGCGTCGCGGGGGCATCGGGATCCTGCCGCAGGACCTCCGGCCCCAGGAGCTCGACGCCGCGATCCATCGGGTCAAGGACCAGCCGGTCGCCTACGACTCGCCGCTCGAGCTGCCGCCGGACGCGACCGCCGGCCAGGCGCGCGAGCTGCTGCCGCCCATCGCGGGGCACGGCATCGTGCTGCGCGACGCGGACGGGGAGATGATCGGCTGCCTCGAGGGGACGCAGCTCGCCGGGGTACCCGACGGCACCCGGCTCGGCGACCTGCCGCACGGCGCGCTCGCCTCCCTCGACGCCGACGACGTTCCCACGGGCCGCGCGGCGTTCGACCTGATGCACGCCGCCGGGATCGACTTCGCTCCCGTGCTCGCGCACGGCCGCCTGGTCGGCACGCTCAGCCGCCGCAGCGCCCTGCGGTCCACCGTCTACGCGCCCGCGCTCGACGGGCACGGGCGCCTCGCGGTGGGCGCCGCGGTCGGCGTCAACGGCGATCCGATCGGCCGCGCCCGGGCGCTGCTGGCCGCGGGGGTCGACGTGCTCGTCCTCGACACGGCGCACGGGCACCAGGAGGCGATGCTCCGCGCGATCCGCGACGTGCGCGCCCTCGACCCGCGCGTCCCGATCGTCGCGGGCAACGTCGTCACCGCCGAGGGCGCGCGCGACCTCGTCGAGGCGGGCGCCGACATCGTCAAGGTCGGCGTCGGCCCGGGCGCCATGTGCACGACGCGCATGATGACCGCCGTGGGCCGGCCCCAGTTCTCCGCCGTGCTCGACACAGCCGAGGCCGCCCGCGCCGCCGGCGCCCTCGTCTGGGCGGACGGGGGAGTGCGGTACCCGCGGGACGTCGCGCTCGCCCTCGCCGCGGGCGCCGCCAGCGTGATGATCGGATCCTGGTTCGCGGGCACCGTCGAGTCGCCCGGGCGCCTGCTCGTCGACGAGGACGGCGGGCTCGCCAAGGAGAGCTGGGGCATGGCGTCCACGCGCGCCGTGCAGGAGCGGTTCGGCCGGCGCGAGGCGTTCGAGCTGGCGCGGCGCACGCTGTTCGCGGAGGGGATCTCCACCAGCCGCATCCGCATCGACCCGCTCCGCCCCGGCCTCGAGGACCTGCTCGACACGATCACGTCCGGCGTCCGCAGCTCGTTCACCTACGCCGGGGCGCACACGCGCGCCGAGTTCGCCGAGCGGGCCGCCGTCGGGATCCAGTCGGCCGCGGGCTACGAGGAGGGCAAGCCCCTGCCGGTCGGCTGGTGA
- a CDS encoding hemolysin family protein, giving the protein MHEWLLLAAGLLLTLGTGLFVASEFALVNLDRSDLEKRQERGEKRLGPPIRALRITSTHLSSAQLGITLTTLLTGYTMEPALSLLLAGPLTSAGLAEGLVSPVSTVVALVVATLLSMIIGELVPKNFALALPRETAKLVIPFQTLFTTVFKPAVLLLNNSANGILRLVGIEPKEELSGARSAEELSSLVRRSALAGLLEDDTAMLLSRTLRFADLTASDVMTPRLRVKSVERTDSAQTVIELAMTTGYSRFPVTDDGVDDVIGLVHVKQAVAVPREKRALVPVTALQSEAIRVPETMKLDDLLGELRGRGFQMAVVVDEYGGTAGVATLEDLVEELVGELADEHDRARAGVVRSRDSLTFPGMLRPDELLERTGLRIPDDGPYETAAGFVMSELGRLPVVGDELELETGTLRVERLDGRRIDRIRFTPVPVPVATAVGTTRAERQADRQAEREAGREAGRQADAERAAMRKEPSRG; this is encoded by the coding sequence TTGCATGAATGGCTCCTCCTCGCCGCGGGTCTCCTCCTGACCCTCGGCACCGGCCTCTTCGTCGCCAGCGAGTTCGCGCTCGTCAACCTCGACCGCTCCGACCTGGAGAAGCGCCAGGAGCGCGGCGAGAAGCGGCTCGGCCCGCCCATCCGGGCCCTCCGCATCACCTCGACGCACCTCTCCAGCGCCCAGCTCGGCATCACCCTGACGACGCTGCTCACCGGGTACACGATGGAGCCGGCGCTCAGCCTGCTGCTCGCCGGCCCGCTCACCTCGGCGGGGCTCGCCGAGGGCCTCGTCTCCCCGGTCTCGACCGTCGTGGCGCTCGTCGTCGCGACGCTGCTGTCGATGATCATCGGCGAGCTCGTGCCGAAGAACTTCGCGCTGGCCCTGCCGCGCGAGACGGCCAAGCTCGTGATCCCGTTCCAGACCCTGTTCACCACCGTGTTCAAGCCCGCCGTGCTGCTGCTCAACAACAGCGCGAACGGGATCCTGCGGCTCGTCGGGATCGAGCCCAAGGAGGAGCTGTCGGGCGCCCGGAGCGCCGAGGAGCTGTCCTCGCTCGTCCGCCGCTCCGCGCTCGCCGGCCTCCTCGAGGACGACACGGCGATGCTCCTCAGCCGCACGCTGCGCTTCGCCGACCTCACGGCGTCCGACGTCATGACGCCGCGCCTCCGCGTCAAGTCGGTCGAGCGCACCGACAGCGCGCAGACCGTGATCGAGCTGGCCATGACCACCGGCTACTCGCGCTTCCCCGTGACGGACGACGGCGTCGACGACGTCATCGGCCTCGTGCACGTGAAGCAGGCCGTGGCCGTGCCGCGCGAGAAGCGCGCGCTCGTGCCCGTCACCGCGCTGCAGTCCGAGGCGATCCGCGTGCCCGAGACCATGAAGCTCGACGACCTGCTCGGCGAGCTGCGCGGCCGCGGGTTCCAGATGGCCGTCGTCGTGGACGAGTACGGCGGCACCGCCGGGGTCGCGACGCTCGAGGACCTGGTCGAGGAGCTGGTCGGCGAGCTCGCCGACGAGCACGACCGCGCGCGCGCCGGCGTCGTCCGCTCGCGCGACTCGCTGACGTTCCCCGGCATGCTCCGGCCCGACGAGCTCCTCGAGCGCACGGGCCTGCGCATCCCCGACGACGGTCCGTACGAGACCGCGGCGGGCTTCGTCATGAGCGAGCTCGGCCGCCTGCCCGTGGTCGGCGACGAGCTCGAGCTCGAGACCGGCACGCTGCGGGTCGAGCGGCTCGACGGCCGGCGGATCGACCGGATCCGGTTCACGCCCGTCCCCGTGCCCGTCGCCACCGCGGTGGGCACCACGCGGGCCGAGCGCCAGGCGGACCGCCAGGCGGAGCGGGAGGCCGGTCGCGAGGCCGGACGACAGGCGGATGCGGAGCGCGCCGCCATGAGGAAGGAGCCGTCCCGTGGGTGA
- a CDS encoding hemolysin family protein → MGEYAGGIIALVVLLAVNAFFVGAEFAVISAKRSQIEPRAEEGSRAARITLFAMEHATLMLATTQLGITVCSLLILNVSEPAIHHLLEIPLGATGLPEEAISTIAFVIALLIVSFLHVVLGEMVPKNISFSVPDRAALLLAPPLVGIARVVKPLIVALNAISNAVLRLAKVEPKDEAASAFTLDEVQGIVDQSTREGLLEDRTGALTAAFEFTGKKVQDIAIPLDALVSLPETASPSEVERAVARHGFSRYVIVDEAGEPTGYLHLKDVIDLDEADEFVRPVPAKRIRQLVSVFEGTELEDALAMMRRSGAHLARAFTEAGDTTGVLFLEDIIEELVGEVQDATRRV, encoded by the coding sequence GTGGGTGAGTACGCCGGGGGGATCATCGCGCTCGTCGTGCTGCTCGCCGTCAACGCCTTCTTCGTCGGCGCCGAGTTCGCGGTCATCTCCGCGAAGCGGTCGCAGATCGAGCCGCGGGCGGAGGAGGGCAGCCGGGCCGCGCGCATCACGCTCTTCGCCATGGAGCACGCGACGCTCATGCTCGCCACGACGCAGCTCGGCATCACCGTGTGCTCGCTGCTGATCCTCAACGTGTCCGAGCCGGCGATCCACCACCTGCTGGAGATCCCGCTGGGCGCCACCGGGCTGCCGGAGGAGGCGATCTCCACCATCGCGTTCGTCATCGCGCTGCTCATCGTGTCGTTCCTGCACGTGGTGCTGGGCGAGATGGTGCCGAAGAACATCTCGTTCTCCGTGCCGGACCGGGCCGCCCTGCTGCTCGCGCCGCCGCTCGTCGGCATCGCCCGCGTGGTGAAGCCGCTCATCGTGGCCCTCAACGCGATCTCCAACGCGGTGCTCCGCCTCGCCAAGGTCGAGCCGAAGGACGAGGCCGCGAGCGCGTTCACGCTCGACGAGGTGCAGGGCATCGTCGACCAGTCGACGCGCGAGGGGCTCCTGGAGGACCGCACCGGCGCGCTCACCGCGGCGTTCGAGTTCACGGGCAAGAAGGTGCAGGACATCGCGATCCCGCTGGACGCGCTGGTGAGCCTGCCGGAGACCGCGAGCCCCTCCGAGGTCGAGCGCGCTGTCGCGCGGCACGGCTTCTCGCGGTACGTGATCGTCGACGAGGCAGGGGAGCCGACCGGCTACCTGCACCTCAAGGACGTCATCGACCTCGACGAGGCCGACGAGTTCGTGCGACCGGTGCCGGCCAAGCGGATCCGCCAGCTGGTGTCGGTCTTCGAGGGCACCGAGCTCGAGGACGCGCTGGCGATGATGCGCCGCTCCGGTGCCCACCTCGCGCGCGCCTTCACGGAGGCAGGCGACACGACGGGCGTGCTGTTCCTCGAGGACATCATCGAGGAGCTCGTTGGCGAGGTGCAGGACGCGACCCGACGGGTCTGA